Proteins encoded in a region of the Bacillus methanolicus genome:
- a CDS encoding GerAB/ArcD/ProY family transporter: MKTISLFDHTSTYDGINVMFMVNRMQMLYFFIIMPLYLADSSMIWGILAVGFLSQIILIMLSKWLASNFFAMGYEGFVQLFGERMVRFFAFVGLFFILIKLTVITLGYAEMVHQIIYPSMNPTWMIVFIFLVSCYVAVQGMGNTIRFFVIAFLCSFWMIFLYIPFFFPPIASLYDLYPLIPTEWSMVSWKGLLLFLSSLSGPEYLICLAPWLKPHQKMLKYLAAANAFSVFEYLIAFIASLLFFGPKYLSKSNFPAINMIRYLQFPFIERIDIFFLSVYMLHFVVVISILVLFFYGAARIVLRRLHEQTTRIGFMASFITVFACIILANEWLWKTEEKRSILLDLQIWIGSLTYLLVPAFLLIAGKVKGRV; encoded by the coding sequence ATGAAAACAATTTCATTATTTGATCATACGTCAACCTATGATGGCATTAATGTAATGTTCATGGTGAACCGCATGCAAATGCTTTACTTTTTTATCATCATGCCATTGTATTTGGCGGATTCGTCTATGATTTGGGGTATTCTTGCTGTAGGGTTTTTATCTCAGATCATTCTCATTATGTTATCTAAATGGTTGGCTTCAAATTTTTTTGCAATGGGTTATGAAGGTTTTGTACAGCTCTTTGGAGAGCGAATGGTTCGTTTTTTTGCCTTTGTTGGACTTTTTTTCATTTTAATCAAATTAACCGTTATCACACTCGGGTATGCGGAAATGGTTCACCAAATCATATACCCTTCGATGAATCCAACTTGGATGATTGTTTTTATTTTTCTCGTTAGTTGTTATGTAGCCGTTCAAGGAATGGGGAATACGATCCGTTTTTTCGTCATCGCTTTTTTATGTTCGTTTTGGATGATTTTTCTATATATTCCTTTTTTCTTTCCGCCAATCGCATCTCTTTATGATTTATATCCTTTAATTCCGACTGAGTGGTCGATGGTTTCTTGGAAAGGGCTGTTGCTGTTTTTATCATCTTTGTCAGGACCGGAGTATTTGATATGTTTGGCTCCTTGGTTAAAACCGCACCAAAAGATGTTGAAATATTTGGCGGCAGCGAATGCGTTTTCTGTTTTCGAATACTTGATTGCGTTTATAGCATCCTTGCTTTTTTTTGGTCCCAAATACTTGAGTAAAAGTAATTTTCCTGCGATCAACATGATTCGGTATTTGCAATTTCCCTTCATTGAACGAATTGATATCTTTTTTCTTTCTGTATATATGCTTCATTTTGTCGTTGTGATTTCCATTCTTGTTTTATTTTTTTATGGAGCCGCCCGAATTGTTTTGCGAAGATTGCATGAACAAACGACTCGAATCGGTTTTATGGCGAGCTTTATAACGGTTTTTGCCTGCATCATCCTTGCAAATGAATGGTTATGGAAAACAGAAGAAAAACGAAGCATCTTGCTTGACCTTCAAATATGGATAGGGTCATTAACGTATTTGTTGGTTCCGGCATTTCTTCTAATTGCCGGCAAAGTAAAGGGGCGTGTCTAA
- a CDS encoding spore germination protein, whose product MFWKNRTTGNGQKNKKAVTTEALKNLLANMNDAEIIERQTAKGQKATIAYIKTLIDQERLNETVIEPLIRGYNETVIDCIAASKILQISTLEEAQKQLMLGYILIKDSLHNQWWAVLLGNPLSRAIETSEQETILYGAKDSFSEQLEQNITLIRRRLPLTELKAEKFTVGSLSETTVVLMYIEGLTNPEYISIAKKKISEINYDVFFDSSQVAAFMEDHQHSVFPQFQQTDRPDVCAYSLGLGLITILVGNTPFALVAPITFFSLFKSPEDYINRWLIASFLRFIRYVSFFLSVVLIPFYVAATTHHYQVLPLQVLSVLVESRSKLPFSPFWEAFFMLITIEIIKEASLRMPSKSSQTLGMIGGIVIGQAAVEAGFASKLLIVLMGISAIVSFLVPNYLMTKANTLIQFAFLLLSSLFGVPGIALGMIVILAHLNGLTSLKQPYFAPVAPFYWKDWIDLFIRGPLTWMKSRPEHLHPLQKWRYGRRR is encoded by the coding sequence ATGTTTTGGAAAAATCGTACAACTGGAAACGGTCAAAAGAATAAAAAAGCTGTAACGACAGAAGCCTTAAAAAACTTGCTAGCCAACATGAATGATGCAGAAATCATTGAACGGCAAACCGCGAAAGGCCAGAAGGCGACAATTGCATATATTAAAACGCTAATTGACCAAGAGCGCTTAAATGAAACGGTGATTGAACCGTTAATACGCGGGTATAATGAGACGGTTATTGATTGTATTGCAGCCTCCAAAATATTGCAAATTTCCACTTTAGAGGAAGCACAAAAACAACTGATGTTGGGGTACATTCTTATAAAAGATTCTTTACATAATCAATGGTGGGCTGTTCTTCTCGGAAATCCATTGAGCCGCGCCATCGAAACATCTGAACAAGAAACTATTTTATACGGAGCAAAAGACAGCTTCAGTGAACAATTAGAGCAGAATATCACATTAATTCGCAGGCGTCTTCCTTTAACTGAACTGAAAGCGGAGAAATTTACAGTTGGTTCTTTAAGTGAAACAACGGTTGTACTTATGTACATCGAAGGATTGACTAATCCTGAATATATATCCATCGCAAAAAAGAAAATCTCCGAAATTAATTATGATGTTTTTTTTGATTCTTCCCAAGTTGCCGCATTTATGGAAGATCATCAACATAGTGTATTTCCGCAGTTTCAACAAACCGATCGCCCGGATGTATGTGCTTACTCGCTGGGTCTCGGTTTAATTACTATTTTGGTAGGCAATACGCCATTTGCGTTAGTTGCTCCAATCACATTTTTTTCTCTTTTTAAATCTCCTGAGGATTATATCAATCGCTGGCTCATTGCAAGTTTTTTGCGTTTCATTCGGTATGTCAGCTTTTTTCTTTCTGTGGTGTTGATCCCGTTCTATGTTGCGGCAACGACACATCATTATCAGGTATTGCCGCTGCAAGTTCTTTCTGTTTTAGTGGAATCGAGAAGTAAATTGCCTTTTAGTCCATTTTGGGAAGCGTTTTTTATGTTAATTACGATCGAAATTATTAAAGAAGCAAGTCTTAGAATGCCATCTAAATCAAGTCAAACATTGGGAATGATTGGTGGCATCGTGATAGGACAAGCTGCGGTTGAAGCCGGTTTTGCCAGCAAATTGTTAATTGTGCTGATGGGTATATCGGCCATTGTTTCGTTTTTGGTACCAAACTATTTAATGACGAAAGCAAACACGTTAATTCAATTTGCTTTTCTTCTACTTTCATCTTTGTTTGGGGTTCCCGGCATCGCTCTTGGGATGATTGTCATTCTTGCACATCTGAATGGGCTGACTTCATTGAAACAACCTTATTTTGCACCGGTAGCCCCATTTTACTGGAAGGATTGGATCGATCTTTTCATTCGCGGTCCATTAACTTGGATGAAAAGCCGGCCTGAGCATTTACATCCCTTGCAAAAATGGCGATACGGCCGAAGGAGATGA
- a CDS encoding SH3 domain-containing protein: MKKFLFLCAFLMLSLVITQTSLKVHAEEDIIRKNLITITNDVEVKRGATINYPTVFTLKKDTRVYVRDTFVGSDGRKWVSVVTHGYKSGWALLEKFKVPSPEAGRKAFITDQVEIRRGAHRGYEPVATLQKGMIVTQVDTFMTFSGQLWHKVDTGRKQGWLESQYFYNYVNYHGEGTISGKNGVVRRGASTDYSVKATLSQGTKVNTFAKFLNSRGEIWYHVQTPQGIYGWIKSSEISVRLY, translated from the coding sequence ATGAAAAAGTTTCTATTTTTATGCGCTTTTTTAATGTTATCATTAGTCATCACCCAGACTTCACTGAAAGTACATGCAGAAGAAGATATCATTAGAAAGAACCTAATAACCATTACAAATGACGTTGAAGTTAAAAGAGGAGCAACAATTAATTACCCAACTGTTTTTACATTGAAGAAAGATACCCGAGTTTATGTAAGAGATACTTTCGTTGGAAGTGATGGACGCAAGTGGGTATCTGTTGTTACACATGGTTATAAGTCAGGTTGGGCTCTATTAGAAAAATTTAAAGTGCCTTCACCGGAAGCAGGAAGAAAAGCTTTTATTACAGACCAGGTTGAAATCAGGAGAGGGGCACACCGGGGTTATGAACCAGTTGCAACTCTACAAAAAGGGATGATCGTCACTCAAGTAGATACATTCATGACCTTTTCAGGTCAGCTATGGCATAAAGTGGATACAGGTAGAAAACAAGGCTGGTTAGAAAGCCAATATTTCTATAATTATGTGAACTATCATGGAGAAGGAACTATTAGTGGAAAAAATGGTGTAGTTAGAAGAGGAGCATCAACAGATTATAGTGTTAAAGCTACTTTATCCCAAGGAACAAAAGTAAATACGTTTGCAAAATTCCTGAATAGCCGTGGTGAAATCTGGTACCATGTTCAAACTCCACAAGGGATATATGGCTGGATTAAATCAAGTGAAATTTCGGTTAGACTATATTAA